The region TCCACAATCCGAACTACGACCGAATTTCTGAGATTACCGTTCCCTCTCGGGGTTGGAACCCATTGTTTCGGCCATTGTAGCCCGCGTGTTGCCCAGCCCATTCGGGGCATACTGACCTACCGTTGCCCGTTCCTTCCTCCGCCTTGGCGGCGGCAGTCCTCCTAAAGTACCCATCATCCACAAGGGACATGCTGGCAATTAAGAGTGCGGATCTCGCTCGTTGCCTGACTTAACAGGACGCCTCACGGTACGAGCTGACGGCGGCCATGCACCACCTCTCTACAGCGTCGTGGCGAGGTCATCAACCTGGCCGTCATCACTGTAGTCGGGGCTGGTAAGGTTACCGGCGTTGAGTCCAATTAAACCGCAGGCTCCTCCGGTTGTAGTGCTCCCCCGCCAATTCCTTTAAGTTTCATCCTTGCAGACGTACTTCCCAGGCGGTTCGCTTAGCGGCTTCCCTGCGGCACATCACTCACTCGTAGTGAGTGACACACCTAGCGAACATCGTTTACAGCTGGGACTACCCGGGTATCTAATCCGGTTCGAGACCCCAGCTTTCGTCCCTCACTGTCGGATCAGTCCTCTCGAGGTGCTTTCGCCATCGGTGGTCCGTTCAGGATTACAGGATTTCACTCCTACCCCGAACGTACCCCTCGAGCCTTCCTGTCCCAAGCCGTGCAGTTTCCGCCGGACGCCCACCCGTTAAGCGGGTGGATTTCCCGACGGACTTGCATGGCCAGCTACGGACGCTTTAGGCCCAATAAAATCGGTCATCACTTGAGCTGCCGGTATTACCGCGGCGGCTGGCACCGGTCTTGCCCAGCTCTTGTTCCTGAACCTCCCTACGGTTCAGAAAAGAAAGGGCGATATGCCCTTTCACTCGGGGTTCCCTTATCGCACTGGCGTGCAGTGTAAAGGTTTCGCGCCTGCTGCGCCCCGTAGGGCCCGGAATCTTGTCTCAGATTCCGTCTCCGGGCTCTTGCTCTCACAACCCGTACCGATTATCGGCACGGTGGGCCGTTACCCCACCGTCTACCTAATCGGCCGCAGCCACATCCACCAGCGTCGGAACGTTTGATCGTCGTCGTCTTCAAACTGACAACGCGTATCAGGCATTAGCCTCAGTTTCCCGAGGTTATTCCTGTCTGGTGGGTAGTTTGGCCACGTGTTACTGAGCTATACGCCGCGAGTCTGAACTCGCACGACTAGCATGGCTAAATCGAACCCCGATAGCAATGACCTCCGGCAGGATCAACCGGAATGGTACGTGCAATGCACGTGGGTGGCGGGTCACGTACTCTACAGTACGCTCACCATATACTTCGTGTGTGGTCATGTATCGGTTATCGTTCGGTGACACCGGCCGATCCGGGGGACACCGAACTACCAAGGCTCACATCAGAAACCGTCCTGTGGCGGACCACGGGGGCAGCTTCCTCATCCATCGCAGCGCCGAACTCGCGTGAGTTCGTCGCGTTCTTCGTATTACGAACCGAGCGCCCGTATTCACATAAGGGCTTCGGAGCGTCTTCGAGTTCGCCGAGCGAACTCGGGCAGCACCAGGGCGACAACCCGGCGCCGTCTTCCTGTTCCATCCGAACACCCCTATTCGTATAAGGGCGTCGGAACGGACCGAGTTCGTTGCCGAACCCGGGTGGCCTCCGGGAGTGCCCCGGCGACCTTCGCATTTCATTCGATGGGAGGTGAGTACTTAACCCCGTCGAACCATCTTGCCCCCGTCATGCGGTTTCATGCGGGTGGCAGTCACATGGTCCAAGCGCGAGGCGTGGCTCGAAGCGCTACGATCCCGCGCCAGCAGACAGCCGGTCAGCTACCGCTCGCATGTTCAGTCGAGACAGAGTGGATCGCCGCGCGTGGGTGTGCCCACACGCGAGAAGAATACTGGTGTTGTTGCAGTCGAAGGCCGCACTGAGAAGCTACTCCTCGAGGTGTTCGATACCCTGTTTGGAGACGTTTGCCTCGGTGATGACCCCCGGCATCCAGTCGGGTTTGTTGTCCGGGGCCTCTTCTTCCCACGCCCAGCCCTCGTAGATGTGGACCTTGTCCGTCCCCTTCTCCCGGAGCCGGAGATCTGTTCGGTCGGCTGCCGACTCGGAGTCGGCAGGAGTGAGACGGCGGGCAGCCTTGAGCGCTGCCTGTCGAGGAGTGTTCCCGGAGAACACACTTTCCTCGCCGTTTGCCTCTCGAAGCGCGAAGTTCCGCTTACCGTCTTCTCGTACCATGGTTTTCTCTCCATGCGGGGTGAGCACATGGTACGACATAAAAATATCGGGGGATACGGCCGGTTTCGAAGGGCCGTTTATAAGCGGCCGCCGCGCCATCCCTCGAAAGAGGGGGTGAATCGCCACGAAATCACCCCCTGAAAGGCTCGCGCGCGCCGAGAGGAACGGACAGTTTTGTATAGTCAGGGGCAAAACGACCGTACACAGACCAGATGGTCCGCAAGAAGAAGCTGAGCCCAAGCGGGGCCAAAGACGAGAACGGCGAGTACCACAACGTCCACGTGAACCTTCACGAGGACGAGCTCGAAGTCGCCGGCATGGAGATCGGCGACGAGGTGTTCGTCCGTGTCCGCGGCGGCAAAATCATTATCCAGAGCGCGGACGCCGACGACGTCGAGCACGAGTTCTGAGGTCCCCGAATGGGCCTCTACCAGTACGGCAAGCCAGTTCTGTTTTCACTCCCACCGGAAACCGCACACACCCTCGTGAGCCGTGGTCTCGAGGCGACACAGAACACCCCGGCCGAATCGTTCCTCCGCGACCGCTACACCGTCGCCGATTCCCGCCTCACCGTCGAGGCATTCGACCAGGAGTTCCCCACACCCGTGGGCGTCGCTGCGGGCTTCGACAAGAACGCCCGCATCCCACGCGCCCTCGCGGCGCTGGGGTTCGGACACGTCGAGGTGGGGGGCGTCACCGCCGAGCGCCAGCCTGGTAACCCCCGGCCGCGGATGTTCCGCCTTGCGCCCGACCGCGCACTCATCAACCGGATGGGATTCAACAACGAGGGGGCCGACGCCGTCGGCGCACGCCTCGACGAGGCTACCCTCCCAGATGTGCCAATTGGGGTGAACATCGGGAAGTCCAAAGCCACGCCCCTCGCGGACGCGCCCGCGGACTACCGCTACACGTACGAGCGCACCGCGGACGCGGGCGACTACTTCGTCGTCAACGTCTCCAGCCCCAACACGCCGGGACTGCGCTCGCTCCAGAACCGCGACGCCCTGGAGGCTATCATCGGCGAACTACAGGATGCCGGCGCCGAACCGCTCCTCGTGAAGCTCTCGCCAGACCTCTCCGGCCCGGCGATCGAAGAGTCACTGGCCGTTGTCGACGACATGGAGCTCGACGGCGTCATCGTCACGAACACAACCACCGAGCGCCCAGAGAGCCTCACTGCCCCAGAACAGGCCGAACGCGGCGGCCTCTCGGGTGCCCCCATCGAAGAGCGTGCGACTGGCCTCGTCCAGTTCGTCGCCGAGCGCACGGACGTGCCCGTTGTCGGCGTGGGCGGCATCAGCGACGCCGAGGGCGCCTACCGGAAGATACGCGCGGGCGCGAGCGTTGTCCAGTTGTACACCGGCCTCGTCTACGAGGGGCCGTCGCTCGCCCGAGACATCAATCAGGGACTGCTCGACCTGCTCGACCGCGACGGGTTCGACAGTGTTGAAGACGCCGTCGGCGCAGATCTCTAAAGAAAACAGCGAGAGTTCCCCGCGTCACTGGACGCGGGGGTGAATCGCATACGTTTCCGACCATAATCCGTAGTTCCAAGTGAGTGAATACCGTACATCGGAGTGGAACTCACAATTAACAACCTCGCAAAATCCGACTGAGGTAAACTCGGTGAGCCGGGTAGTGTCGAGCCGACGTAAAGTGGCTGACCTCCACGGACACGGTTCCTACGGCCCGGTAGAAGACCTCTATCGGGGTAGGGTTCACGAGCGTGTTCGGGTGTATATTGGTTCCACGCGAGCCGAGAGGCGAGCGCGGAAGGAATTAAAGTTCGTGCCGTCACACTGGTAGTGTTCAGATAAGCTGATTCCATGCGAAAGCGAACGATCTCAGCCACTCGTTAGCAGTTTCTGCTTTGGCGTTGCTGAAACAGTTTGAGAAATTGGTTGTTCTGCGTTTTACCTCACGGAAGACACGTTCGACGCTGTTTCGATTTCCATGTCGTTCGTATCTAAAATCGAGATCGTGTTTGCGACAGGCTTGCTGAAGTGGAGCCGCACCATCGACGAGAAAGATCGCGTCATCAACGTCGTGTTTTTCGCGGAGATTCGCGAAAAACTGATCCGCAATAACGTTTGTTCTTGTCGGTTCAAGCTTTGTATGGAGCAAATCGTTCGATTCAGGATCGACGGCGGCGTACAGCCAATATTGCTCATCATCAAGCTGAATCACGGTTTCATCAACCGCAACGTGATTCGGGCTCCGTCCAGTTTCTGGCTGTAGATCGGCTTTATGAACCCAGTTGTGAACCGTGGACCGAACCCGATTAACACCGAACACTTCAAGAAATGAAACAGTATTCGAAAGCGATAGTCCAGACAAATGAAGCTGAATACTGAGTTTCATCAACAGCTGCGGTGTTGCTTCTCGCTCCACAAACTCTACGTTGATCTCGTCTAAACAGCCGCTGAGGCGAGCGTTTTCGGGCATAGGTCACTTTGAAAACGCACCGCCTCACCTTTCAATCCTTATCTGAACACCGCCCCTCCAACGGGGCGAGAGCTTTAGGGCCAGCGGCGCCCAACCCCGCCCGTGGCAGAGACGACGCGCCGGTTCTTCCCGTACGAAAGCCCCTACCCCAACCAGGGCGAGGCGATGGAGCGCATCGCCGCCGCGCTGGGCGACGGCGACGACGTACTGTTTGAGGGGGCCCCAGGGACCGGCAAAACGCTCTCGGCGCTGGTGCCGGCGCTGGAACACGCCCGCGAAGAAGATCGGACGGTCGTCATCACGACGAACGTCCACCAGCAGATGCGCCAGTTCGTCGAGGAGGCCCGCGCCATCAACGACGAGGAACCCCTGCGCGCAGTGGTGTTCAAGGGGAAATCCTCGATGTGCCATATCGACGTGGAGTACCAGGAGTGCCAGACGCTGCGGGACACCACCCGCGAACACGTCGAGGACCGCGCGGAGAAACAGGAACTCAAACAGCAACAGCGCGAACTGTTAGACGCCAGCCGCGAGGGCGACGCCGCCGCCGCCGAGCGCCGTGAAGCCGTGATGGACGAACTGGCGGACGTCGAGGATCGCCTCGAAGAGACCGAGACGGCGAACATCTGCGACCACTACCGGAACAACCTGCTCGGCGATAATCAGGAGTTCTACGACTGGCTCTATGACGGGGTGCGCACGCCAGAGGAGATCTATGAGTACGCCGACCAGCAGGGGCTCTGTGGCTACGAACTGCTGAAAGAGGGGATGGAGGCGGTCGATCTTGTGGTCTGTAACTACCATCACTTGCTCGACCCCAACATCCGCGAGCAGTTCTTCCGCTGGCTCGACCGCGACCCCGAGCGCGTGGTGACGGTGTTCGACGAGGCCCACAACATCGAGTCTGCGGCCCGCGACCACGCCAGCCGCAGTCTCACCGAGAACACCCTCGACAGCGCGCTCAGCGAACTCGACGACGAGGACGACTCCCGCGCCGAGGCCGCCGAAAACGTGCTGGGGGCGTTCCGAGACGCGCTGGTCGACACCTACGAGGACGGCTTCGCCTTCGGCGAACGCGAGCAGGTCGACGAGAACTGGCACGATATCCCCGTCGCCAACGACAACTCACGCGACGATCTGACGCTTGCGTTCCTCCAGCAGTACGAAGGCAGTGGCATCAACACGGAAATCGAACTCGCGATCCAACTCGGCGAGGCCATCGACGAGACCTACGAGGAGGCGTACAAGAACGGCGAGGCCACATCCCGTGCGGAGAGCCAGACACTGGCGGCCGCCCGATTCCTCGCGACGTGGATGGACGAGAACGCCGAATTCGGCCAGCACCCGATGGTCTCCGCGCGGCGGGATGCAGGCACTGACGAGCTGTACGGCCGGGCGGAGCTCTACACCTGCATCCCCCGCCGGGTCACGAAGGAGCTGTTCGACGAGGTGTACGCAAGCGTCCTGATGTCTGCGACCCTCCGACCCTTCGACGTGGCTGCTGACGTGTTGGGGTTGGAGGACCCCGTGACGATGGCGTACGGCCTCGCCTACCCGGATGATCGCCGCCGGACCTATACGGCGCGCACCCCCGCGCTGTTCGCGAACGACCGGGGCGACCCGGAGGTCCAGCAGTCGGTGACGGAGCTGGTCTCGGACCTCATCACGTTCACCCCAGGGAACACGCTGGTGTTCTTCCCCTCCTACGCCGAGGCCGAGCGCTACCACGAACGGTTGGACGGGAATCAGGACCCGAAGCTGCGACTGGATAGCTCGGAGATGGAGACCGAGAGTCTCCGCCAGCGGTTCGTCGAGAGCGAGGATGCGGCGCTGTTTACCTCGCTTTGGGGCACGCTCGCGGAAGGGGTGAGCTTCGACGGCGATGACGCCCGGACGGTGGCAGTCATCGGCGTCCCCTACCCGCATCTGGACGACCGGCTGGAGGCTGTGCAGGACGCCTACGACCGCGCCTACAGCGGGCGGCGGAAGGCGGGCTGGCGCTATGCGGTCGAGATTCCGACGATTCGAAAGACACGCCAGGCGATGGGCCGGGTGATTCGCTCGCCTGACGATTTCGGGGTGCGGGTGCTCGCTGATAAGCGGTACACGCGGGCGGCTATGGGCCGGTACTCGGTCCGGGACTCGTTCCCGGAAGAGGAGCGCGAGGAACTCATCGACATGAACCCGAAGAAGCTGAAGTTCGGGATGCTGAACTTCTACGGCGATATGGGCGCCTACGACGGCGACCCACCCAGTCCGTGAGGCTGTGGGGTGGTTCGTTCCTCGAAGTTGGGCATGGGTGTGAGTCGGTGGTTCGAACTTCGGCGTATCCACCACTTGAGGACCGGTTCCGAACTCTCTGAAGGGGTGCCGAAACCGAACTGCGCCGAACCGTTAACCCCCACTAGCCCAACACAAACATATGGCCACACGCCCACCGGGGCCGAAGGGGCTCCCGCTCGTCGGCAACAGCCGCAAGTACGCCAAGGACCCCTTCGCGTTCCTCTCGGCCGTCGGCGACGCCTACCCACGCATCGCCCAGTTCGACCTCGGACCGCTCTCAACCTACATGGTCACGGACCCCGCAGACATCGAGCGGGTCCTCGTCAGCGAGGCCGACCAGTACCACAAACTCGTCTTCGGTGACGCTGTCGACGACCTGCTCGGGGACGGCCTCCTCCTGAGTGACGGCAAACAGTGGCGTGACCAACGGAATCTCGCAAACCCCGCCTTCACCGCCAGCCGAGTCCAGTCCATCGCCGACACGATGGCCCGCATCGCCGAAGAGCACATCGCTGGCTGGAGCGACGGCGACGAACTCGCGATGGATATCGAACTCGCCAAACTCACCGTCAAGGTCATCGTCGCCGCGATGTTCGGCGTCGAAGCCGATGACGAGACCGTCGAGACGGTCCAGAACAACCTCGAGCCGCTGGGCCGGCGGTTCGAGCCCGACCCGCGCCGGGTGCTTGTCCCCGAGTGGGCACCGACCAAGGAGAACCGCGAGTTTGCCGACGCCGTCGAGACGCTGGAGGGCGTCATCGACGACCTGCTCGCCCAGCGCGAGGGCACTATCGAGAGCGGCCCCACCGCTGTGAGTGAAGACGAGACGAACCGAACAGGCGCGTCGGGCGAAGAAGGTGAGGAGCCGATGGATCTCGCCTCCATCCTCCTACGCGCTCGCGACCAGGGTGAGCAGTCCGAGAAACAGCTCCGCGACGAACTGATGACAATGCTGCTGGCGGGCCACGACACCACCGCGCTGGCGCTCTCCTACACCCTCTACCTGCTGAGCGAGCAGCCTGAGGCCCGCGAGCGCCACCTCGCAGAGGTGGATGAAATCATCGGCACTGACCAACCCTCGGCCGCCCACGTCCGGAAGCTCGAGTACACCGACCGAGTGCTCTCGGAGTCGATGCGGCTCTACCCACCAGTCTACGCCATCTTCCGCGAGCCGCAGGTCGACGTGAAACTCGGCGGCTATCGCGTGCCCGCCGAGTCGGCCGTGATGGTGCCCCAGTGGGTCGTCCACCGCTCGGAGCGCTACTGGGATGAGCCCGACCAGTTCGACCCGTCTCGGTGGGAGCCCGAGCCCCGTGCTGACCGCCCACGATTCGCCTACTTCCCGTTCGGCGGCGGGCCGCGCCACTGCATCGGCAAGCAGTTCGCGAATCTCGAGGCCAAACTGGTGCTTGCAGCGCTTGGCAAGCGGTTCTCGATGGAGTACGTCGGGCCCGAGCTCGAACTCCGAGGCTCGCTCACGATGCACCCCAAGGAGCCGTTGACGATGCGAGTCTCCGAGCGGGAGAACTGACGACTCCCGCAGAGGGCCATTAGCCGCGCAGTCGGAACCGGTCGGCGGCCTCCCGGTGCTGTTTGTCCCAGGTGAACGCCCGCTTTGCAGTCCATTCGATTGGCTCGAACTCGACATCAGTCAACCGTTCGGCATCCTCGATACTCCCACCTCTGGCGAGCGTGATGTGCGGTGTGTAGCCATCACCCTCGTACCCTTCGACGACGGGGAACTCCTGACAGAGTCGGCGGTGCAGCTGGTGGATTCCTTCACTCTCGACAGTCAGATAGACAACAGGCGCGCGTCCTGATGGTGGTTCAGCGAAGTAATCGATC is a window of halophilic archaeon DL31 DNA encoding:
- a CDS encoding Unspecific monooxygenase (KEGG: hbo:Hbor_01820 cytochrome P450~PFAM: Cytochrome P450), with protein sequence MATRPPGPKGLPLVGNSRKYAKDPFAFLSAVGDAYPRIAQFDLGPLSTYMVTDPADIERVLVSEADQYHKLVFGDAVDDLLGDGLLLSDGKQWRDQRNLANPAFTASRVQSIADTMARIAEEHIAGWSDGDELAMDIELAKLTVKVIVAAMFGVEADDETVETVQNNLEPLGRRFEPDPRRVLVPEWAPTKENREFADAVETLEGVIDDLLAQREGTIESGPTAVSEDETNRTGASGEEGEEPMDLASILLRARDQGEQSEKQLRDELMTMLLAGHDTTALALSYTLYLLSEQPEARERHLAEVDEIIGTDQPSAAHVRKLEYTDRVLSESMRLYPPVYAIFREPQVDVKLGGYRVPAESAVMVPQWVVHRSERYWDEPDQFDPSRWEPEPRADRPRFAYFPFGGGPRHCIGKQFANLEAKLVLAALGKRFSMEYVGPELELRGSLTMHPKEPLTMRVSEREN
- a CDS encoding hypothetical protein (KEGG: hbo:Hbor_01830 hypothetical protein), encoding MRFCPRPDQFAHARPPSTVEPPAQRPEAHRVNLQIPPDVERLADRLHPKLTAFETIRERHTLVVKRIENHEWRNGPGGVRERLRRVLDQTKPFPIGVDGIDYFAEPPSGRAPVVYLTVESEGIHQLHRRLCQEFPVVEGYEGDGYTPHITLARGGSIEDAERLTDVEFEPIEWTAKRAFTWDKQHREAADRFRLRG
- a CDS encoding DEAD_2 domain protein (KEGG: hla:Hlac_2627 DEAD_2 domain protein~PFAM: DEAD2~SMART: Helicase, ATP-dependent, c2 type; Helicase-like, DEXD box c2 type; DEAD-like helicase, N-terminal) → MAETTRRFFPYESPYPNQGEAMERIAAALGDGDDVLFEGAPGTGKTLSALVPALEHAREEDRTVVITTNVHQQMRQFVEEARAINDEEPLRAVVFKGKSSMCHIDVEYQECQTLRDTTREHVEDRAEKQELKQQQRELLDASREGDAAAAERREAVMDELADVEDRLEETETANICDHYRNNLLGDNQEFYDWLYDGVRTPEEIYEYADQQGLCGYELLKEGMEAVDLVVCNYHHLLDPNIREQFFRWLDRDPERVVTVFDEAHNIESAARDHASRSLTENTLDSALSELDDEDDSRAEAAENVLGAFRDALVDTYEDGFAFGEREQVDENWHDIPVANDNSRDDLTLAFLQQYEGSGINTEIELAIQLGEAIDETYEEAYKNGEATSRAESQTLAAARFLATWMDENAEFGQHPMVSARRDAGTDELYGRAELYTCIPRRVTKELFDEVYASVLMSATLRPFDVAADVLGLEDPVTMAYGLAYPDDRRRTYTARTPALFANDRGDPEVQQSVTELVSDLITFTPGNTLVFFPSYAEAERYHERLDGNQDPKLRLDSSEMETESLRQRFVESEDAALFTSLWGTLAEGVSFDGDDARTVAVIGVPYPHLDDRLEAVQDAYDRAYSGRRKAGWRYAVEIPTIRKTRQAMGRVIRSPDDFGVRVLADKRYTRAAMGRYSVRDSFPEEEREELIDMNPKKLKFGMLNFYGDMGAYDGDPPSP
- a CDS encoding hypothetical protein (KEGG: hbo:Hbor_03150 hypothetical protein), with the protein product MVRKKKLSPSGAKDENGEYHNVHVNLHEDELEVAGMEIGDEVFVRVRGGKIIIQSADADDVEHEF
- a CDS encoding Dihydroorotate dehydrogenase (PFAM: Dihydroorotate dehydrogenase, class 1/ 2~TIGRFAM: Dihydroorotate dehydrogenase, class 2~HAMAP: Dihydroorotate dehydrogenase~KEGG: hla:Hlac_0019 dihydroorotate dehydrogenase 2), whose amino-acid sequence is MGLYQYGKPVLFSLPPETAHTLVSRGLEATQNTPAESFLRDRYTVADSRLTVEAFDQEFPTPVGVAAGFDKNARIPRALAALGFGHVEVGGVTAERQPGNPRPRMFRLAPDRALINRMGFNNEGADAVGARLDEATLPDVPIGVNIGKSKATPLADAPADYRYTYERTADAGDYFVVNVSSPNTPGLRSLQNRDALEAIIGELQDAGAEPLLVKLSPDLSGPAIEESLAVVDDMELDGVIVTNTTTERPESLTAPEQAERGGLSGAPIEERATGLVQFVAERTDVPVVGVGGISDAEGAYRKIRAGASVVQLYTGLVYEGPSLARDINQGLLDLLDRDGFDSVEDAVGADL
- a CDS encoding Non-histone chromosomal MC1 family protein (PFAM: Non-histone chromosomal MC1~KEGG: htu:Htur_3625 non-histone chromosomal MC1 family protein), with amino-acid sequence MSYHVLTPHGEKTMVREDGKRNFALREANGEESVFSGNTPRQAALKAARRLTPADSESAADRTDLRLREKGTDKVHIYEGWAWEEEAPDNKPDWMPGVITEANVSKQGIEHLEE